CCCAAGCAGAATGTTTTCAAATCAAAGTTTAACAATACCTGCAGATGCCAAGGAGCTTGAAGATTGTGCAGATGCCTGCTCGAAAGATTGCAAAGCAATTTATACTCCGCATTGAATTTTGTAACCATGTTTATGTGCACAACAATAAGAATAAGGTAATGAGTCAATAAAAGGAGTTCTTATCATCCTAAGGTTGATTAGCTATCTTATATTCCAAAACTGAAGTGCTCGCTTTCTTGAGTCCTGACATAATTACATCTAATCTCCCAAATTAGCGATTGCCGTCATCTTCCTCTCCAAATTAGCGTGACGCCGTTATGTTACCACTCAAAAAGTTCTTCTCGTACGTGATGCTACGAATGCCCTGTCCGGCATTCGTTTGATTTTGTCGGGGCAAGCCTTGCACTTATCCTCATGGATGAGAGGGTAGCGAACAAATCAATTGGATTAATTGgtctgcttttctttttattttcattttaccagTTCCATTGGACCGTCGAGGAATCAAACCGATTTCAGGGACCTCCGGTCCAATCCCTGATTCCGAAAATTGAAgaccgggaccaccggtccgatcCCCGATTCCCGAGGAAATCGGACCAACTCGGACCATGCTTACTCCTAATTCTGTCCATGCAATAGTTCAATCAATCGTGGTAAACATTCAATATGCAAAACGCTCAAAATTTGCAAGTACAAGATTCTCAAATTCACAGCAAAAGCATGATTTCTATGCACGACTGCTCCTTGCCTAGCGCGATCAAATTCCGTTCTCTCTCGCCCAATTTCAGTCAAGTCAATCAACTCCCTCTTCGtcggttttctttcttgctaagAATGGTTCCCGTCTCTCTCTCACAGCCCGCTAAGAGGGGCTGCCCCAGCCGCAGAATGGATTATGCGGCCGGGAGAGCTTCACAGGTGGCCGGCGCTCCGTTCATCTGCTTAGCAGTGAGtgtgaaggaaggaggaggaaggaccGGGCTGGGCTGGGTCGTCCGTTCGCagagaagagaaggagaagagtGGGCCGTACGCTTTTGGCCCACTCGTGCAAGAAAAAAGGAGGGGGCCTGCTTCTCGCAGGCCCTGGTCCGCCGAAAGAAAAAGGGCGGGCCGGGTCTACCCACACGGATCCGGGTCGAGCCGGCCCGATCCAACtctctatttattttctcttttttttaaatttttattttattttcctaattcacaatagaacaagaaaaaagggtTGGGTTTCTTCgtgttttgcctttttctttttccattttttatctttttcggAGAAACCAaggtaaaaacaaaagaaaaaaagacaagaagaaaagacaaaaggaaaaaattctataaaaacaaatgatgaaaatgcctttaATTAGgcatttctttgaaataaagatgacacttcggatctttattttagaaaatgaaaacacttcaggccattgttcaaattttttcaccATTGGAGCCTTCCTTTGCATTGTGATCTCGTACTTGATCTCATGGTCAGATTCCCCTTATTTTCCGCGAGCCTCGGGGAAAGCTTCAAAAAAGAAAGGCTGGGGATTGTCTATCTTTGTCTTGATTCTTGACGGCGATTAATATGAATGTACAAAATATTATCTTATCATACGAAGTAAATCCCTCGAACGAGTGGATCGGGTCAAGTAAAAAATATCGGATCCAAATAGACCCacttttgatccattttcatgtaatgcaaatctagtaatttaaaaaaaaatctaactatCCATATCTAATTTGACTCACATGGCtgaaacactttcatatttaatccaatttagtaAAACCCGTAACCAAACCGAGGTGAAGAGCGTGAAGCAAGGGAGCGCGAAattgagagagaatgaagaaagaGTCATAAAGGTGAGTTGAATTTAAATAAGTTATAAATccatttataacccacttaACACCCAACATTACGCTTAAACCCATTTGTGACCTATTTACTGAATACAACTAACCTATGTAACTACTCAATCCATCACGTATGAGAAATGATTTAATGACCTATTTTGACGGGTTTAATCCAAAGCTACCAAACATTGCAAGTTGCATGAAAAAGAAAGGTAGGGAAGGTCCTATCTTTATCACGATTCTACACAATGGACATTAGCATGAACCAACGCTTCTGGATGTGACAAGGACCCCACTCAATTTTTCCGATTCAACGGTCCTaatgttacattttttttttgtctctttgatCACGATTCTTAGCCGTATAAATCCCTTTTCAACTCTCATGCttcttctgaccaaaaaaaaaataaaaaaatctcatgctTCTATTATTCGAACAAAACAGAAAGAACTCTCGTGCTTCTCGCATTCATACGTATAATTTCACAAAAGTTTCCCTTTAGCCGTTAGCGTAAATCGAGGGCGAGTGCAAAATTGATGGAGTGTCTGTTAACTGAACAATATGTTTAATAAGAagtttattatatatattttttagcaTCTTTGTTCCATTCTAGCGATTTAATTGCCCTGTTTTTTCAAATCATGCTTTTTGGATGCACGGGACACATATGTACTTATTCGAGAGGGTATGTGAcacgaaaattaatttgagtaaatgtgacacaaatattttaatttgaggCTTTTGATGGTATTAACCGTAACATTTATGTacatttaggaaaatattttccaaatcgttTATTCTGACTCAAATAAGGGGTGAGACCATCCAAGAAAATGTTTGGATATACATTGTAGCAATCAtgataacatttttcattgactaattgtTTGGAtatataagtaattatttttagaaaaaaagttGCCAAATTGTTCATTTCCCATGAAATAGCctaaaatgacttagtcaataGAATATAATTtacaatcaatgaaaaattcatgcataaaattaggaaagtgaatttttaatttttttttatcaaaaattttaaagttaaagcggtgaaaacactttttaaaattgctcatctcgaattttttaattttcacttttcttcttgGTCATGCCCGTCGCGCGGGCCTTGATGACGGTTGACGAGCCTTGGTGACAGTTGATCACTAGCCACATGAGGTCGGGCTTCGCCATATCCGGcgaggctctttttttttttcccctttttctttcttcctccaccgTGATCCGTCAACGATCGTCGCCGAGGTCCAACGATTggcggagggaaaaagaaaaagaaaaagaaaaagaaaaagaaaaataaaaataaaattaaaaaaatagatttttcaagagaaataatttcgaaaagtatttttacctctttaaatttaagaattcaCTTTCTAGTTTTAGGCATAAATTTTCAGTTGaccaaaaagtatttttccttAACAAAGTCATTTTCGGCGAGTTCTCGAAAACCACTTTCACTTAATCAAACGCACCCAAAGACTCTGTTTATTTAGTGGAGAATGGATGggttaaaaaatttctaaaaaaatgatagTTTATTTGACTTGAAAGaattagctaataaaaaatattttcgccatCGATTATATCTAAATAGGACGATGTAAATATCTTTCGTTTATTCCTTTTTATTAGCTATATAAGTTATTATGTTTAGGAAGTAATTTTTCACGatcaaacggagggtaaataaAACAAACTGATAAAAACTTACCGACGTTTTTTACGTTCAATACAATGATCGCACATGGTTAAATCCATCTGCACCAAAGTGGCGCAAAAGCCGTcgcgtcttcttcctcctccgtcGTCGTCAGCTCTCCGCAGAGGATGTTAAACGGCAAGTCCAAGTTCCCTCGCGAGCCCCTCGCTGCCATGGCCGCCTCTCTGGCGTCTCAGAACCAGCTCATGGACTCGCTCACCTCCCACATCTCTCTCTACACCTCCCGTTCCCCCTCCCCATGCCCTAGCTCCGCCCTGCGATCCTCGATCCTCAAATGGCTCTCCTCCCTCGGCGCCCAGCAACGCCGATCACACATGACCGTCGTCGATCCCAGGTTCGTCCAGATCCTAATCCGGATGCTCGGCTACCTCCGCACCCGCGGCCACGGCTCCTTCATCCTGTTGCCGGACCTCCCGGAGGGCGATCTCCCCGGCGTCTGCTACAAGAAGTCGCGCGGGCTTCTGTCTCGCGTTGCGGAATCGAACTGTTCGGAGGGATCCATTTTCGACTCGGTGCTGTTTTTCAGCTCGAAAGAAGGGGAGAGTGTTGAGGGATGTTCGGTTTCGGTGAATTGTCTCGACTCTGTTACTGTTAGCGAAGGGTTCGTGGAAAATGTGGATTCATTTGTGGAAGCGATGGATAAGGTGTCGAATGGAGGGTTTTTAAGGGGTGAAGAGAGTGAATTGGGAGTAGATTGGGTGGAATTAGATTGGTTGAAGGCGAAGGGATATTACACCCTGGAGGCTTTTGTGGCGAACAGGTTGGAGGTGGCATTGAGGCTGGCTTGGCTGAATTGTAATAGTGGTAAAAAGAGAGGGGTGAAGCTCAAAGAGAAGTTGGCGATGGCTAGTGTTGCAGCCAATATgttttggaggaagaagggttgTGTCGACTGGTGGTCGAATTTGGATGCGGAAGTGAGGCAAAAGGCCTTAACTTCAGTATTCGGGAAGTCCGCAAAAGCCTTGGTATACGCTTCAGGAACTTTCCTATATAGTTTCTCATTAAAAACTCAAACAAGGTTTTGAACTGATGCAGTTGGTTGTTGTCTTCCCTTATATGAACACTTTATGATGGATGGATGTAGTTTTGATCGTTTGAGATTGCATGCTAGTTTTCTCTCCACAACAATTGTTTTCAATTGCCCACTATTAGGCTTCTTGGTTGCTTGAAGTTAAGAAGATGGTATGGTCTAGTTTCTGACCAAATTTCTTTTCAGGCTCTGAAGATTCTGACAGAGGTAAAAAGTGCCTCAAAAGACAGGCTGTGGGCTTTCTCTCTGGAGTCGCATCCATCACTTAAGTACAATGAGAATGTGTCTTTGCAAAGAGCGGCACCAGAACTTGCATCCGACGTAGAGTTTGGTTCAATGATTATGCATAACTCTATTTCTCAGGGACATTCTTCTTTTGCCAATGTCTTCAATTGTTTGCTTGTGCTTCGAGATGCCATTACATTAAAATCGTGTCTGGAAAGTGACTTTGACGGAGGGAAAGTATTTTTTAGCTCCCTGAACGCTATTGGTACTATTTCTGATTGTATACTAGCAAAACTGCGGGCATTTCTTGTGATTATTTATCTTGAGTGCACGAAACTTGAACTTCTAGGAGAGGGAAGTTGTAATTCATTGCCTAATAAGTCCAAGGAAAAGCCAGGTGCATCGGGTCATAAAAAGAAGGGGAGGCCCGGTAATTTAAAGAGGCTGAATTCTACTGGTACTCCCCAAAAGGATCATCGGCTGACTGACAAATCTTGCAAGGTAATATATCCTTCATTTAAATTTGCTGACAGTTATGTCAATGATACCCCACAAATATGTTGAcaattttttgcaaataattTATTAGGCTCATAATTTGTCATCGGCTAATACTGAGAAGTCAGCAAGCAAGATGCCTGTGGTCCTTCAGGGGAATGAGTGTCAGTTGGAGGGGTCATCGTCGATAGTCAAAATGGTTGTaatgtttttttcttgttcatatGAAGTTCAAGTCTTATGATTTTAACAGTCTATAACTGGTAGCATTTGGTCAGGAATCTGCCAAAGGAATTGTTGCTGAAAAAATCCAGACATCTGCTCGGAGGAACAAGAAAGCAAAACGTAAAAACAGAAATTCTGTTGTAGAAATTTCGAAGGAACATATAAATGACGAGAGGTCTTCAATTGGTGCTTCCTCTATTTCTAGTACCTCTCCAGACAAGGCTTCGAAGTTGCTCGAGGGCTCTGATAATTCAACTACCTTCGATTGTGCAAATCATAATTTTAGCAGAGACTACATCCATGGTTCAGATTCGTGTTCTTGCAGTTCTAAATGTGGACCTGGTGGAGAAGAGGGGCAGGCCTCCAAAAGAGATAAAGAAGACTCCTCTATAAGTTCTACAGTTAATATGGGTTTTGGCGGTTTAGAATGTTCAGAAACTTCGAATACTGCAGTTGAAAATCCTGTCTTTCATTCTGGATCAAAAACACCAAATGGCAAATTAAGTTGTAAAAATGTACGTCTCAATTGTTTCCCCAAAGAGTCTGACTGTGTCCCAATCAATGGAGAAACTGCCATTCAGAAATCTGTCAGCATAATTCAAGCTGATGCGAAGTTGGGTGTTTCCAACAAGCAAAGAACTGTCTGTGATTTGAAAGAGGACTCCACGAGGGAGTGGAGGAAAGGAGATTCCAATCAACCTGTACATATTACTTCTTTGGAGTGGCTTTCACACGAGTGGCCCAATGTTGCTAGCACTTACTTTCCGTCAGCTAACTCACATATCCCACCTGCCGCTGATAGGTTACATCTTGATGCTGGTCATAATTGGCACAATCACTTCCGCCAACCTTTTCTGTCAGTGGTACATCAGACAAGGAATCCTGTGATTGAAAGTGGGTGTAAACAGATGCTAACACGACCAATACCCATGAGTTCAGATTGGCCCCCAGTGGTACGAAATGCTTGTGGAGTAACAGCATCCTTGGCCTGTAGTTATGATTCTGGATTCATCTCAAGACGTCACCATCAGGGTTTCACTACTAACAGTGGGCAGCATAATTCAATGGCAAacaacaatgaaaagaaaaactctGCTGATTTTGTGGATATACCTGATTTGTCAAATACGCAGGAACTCGTTGATGAGTGTGAGAGCCACTGGATATCAGAAGAAGAATTTGAGGTTCATGGAGTGTCAGGTTTGGATTATAATCAGTACTTTGGTGGCGGTGTGATGTACTGGAATCCTTCTGATCATCCTGGGACTGGTTTCTCACGGCCTCCATCCCTCAGTTCTGATGACAGCTTCTGGACTTGGCAAGAAGCAGAGATGAATCGGGCAGTTGATGATATGGTTGCATTCTCTTCTTCATACAGTACAAATGGTTTGGCGTCACCTACTACTGCTTCATTTTGTTCTCCATTTGATCGTCTAGTTTCTGGACATCAGGCACTTGGGTATGTCCTGTCAGGGAATGATGTACCTGGTCAGGCACTGCATTCTTCTTCCCCAATTACAGACAAAAAAGGAGAGGATGAGGCTTCTGGATCTTCAGCCCGGTTACCGGGTGATCTGGAGGGAAAGACCGGAGACCCTCTTCCCTATCCTGGTTTAAGACCAATTATCATTCCTAATATGTCAAGGGAAAGACTAATCAAGAGTCCTCGTGTTCCTCCAACTAGGCGGGAACGGCCTCGTATAAAACGGCCACCATCGCCTGTTGTTCTTTGTGTACCAAGGGCACCACGTCCGCCTCCACCATCAACTGCGGGAGAGTCCAGAAAACATAGGGGCTTTCCAACTGTTAGATCTGGTAGTTCCAGTCCAAGGCACTGGGGTATGAGAGGCTTGTATAATGATATTGGGAACTTGGAGGAAAGTTCTCTGCACATTGATGGtactgaagttgtttttccttcttggaGAAATAATAATCTTTCAGCTCGTCCAGTCATCCAGCCTCTACCTGGATGTTTGCTGCAAGACCATCTTATTGCAATATCGCATCTAGCTTGTGATCAGGAACATGTAAGTATATACACTTGACTATGCTTCTTCCTATGTTTTTGGTCGGGTACTGCCCATGGTGATTGGTGGATGGTGTTATGTAACAGCCAGATGTCGCCTTCCCTCTGGAACCGCTGGAAGGAGAGAGTGGACCTTCTCGGACAGAATCTCTTTCTTTGATGCATAGCCTTCTTCACGAAGAAATTGACTCATTCTGCAAACAGGTAGGAAAGTGAAGCAGgagttttttcctttcattgctGAACTTGTCTTTTTAAAGCTTCCTTAACATATCCTTTcccataaaatatgaaaattttaattggaTGGTGCTTTGACTCTTTGTTTCAATCTGCGGGCCGTAGGTTGCTGCAGAGAATTTATACAGGAAGCCTTATATCAATTGGGCTGTTAAGCGTGTCACACGATCTCTCCAGGTTCTTTGGCCCAGGTCGCGGGCTAATATCTTTGGTTCAAATGCAACAGGGTTGTCGCTTCCCTCAAGTGATGTGGACCTTGTTGTCTGCCTTCCCCCTGTTAGGAACCTGGTATGAATAGATTTGTATGATTTTATATTGCATATGTGGTGATCTGTAATTCTTAGGTTGCAGAATTTATGCAAATCTATATTTAGGAACCGATAAAAGAAGCTGGGATCTTGGAGGGGCGTAATGGTATCAAAGAGACATGCCTTCAGGTACATCTGTCAAGCGTTCTCTGTCCTTTGAAGTTTTCTCATCTTGCTTCCAAATTGTATTTGGGcagaa
The sequence above is drawn from the Rhodamnia argentea isolate NSW1041297 chromosome 9, ASM2092103v1, whole genome shotgun sequence genome and encodes:
- the LOC115744335 gene encoding uncharacterized protein LOC115744335 isoform X5 encodes the protein MLNGKSKFPREPLAAMAASLASQNQLMDSLTSHISLYTSRSPSPCPSSALRSSILKWLSSLGAQQRRSHMTVVDPRFVQILIRMLGYLRTRGHGSFILLPDLPEGDLPGVCYKKSRGLLSRVAESNCSEGSIFDSVLFFSSKEGESVEGCSVSVNCLDSVTVSEGFVENVDSFVEAMDKVSNGGFLRGEESELGVDWVELDWLKAKGYYTLEAFVANRLEVALRLAWLNCNSGKKRGVKLKEKLAMASVAANMFWRKKGCVDWWSNLDAEVRQKALTSVFGKSAKALALKILTEVKSASKDRLWAFSLESHPSLKYNENVSLQRAAPELASDVEFGSMIMHNSISQGHSSFANVFNCLLVLRDAITLKSCLESDFDGGKVFFSSLNAIGTISDCILAKLRAFLVIIYLECTKLELLGEGSCNSLPNKSKEKPGASGHKKKGRPGNLKRLNSTGTPQKDHRLTDKSCKAHNLSSANTEKSASKMPVVLQGNECQLEGSSSIVKMESAKGIVAEKIQTSARRNKKAKRKNRNSVVEISKEHINDERSSIGASSISSTSPDKASKLLEGSDNSTTFDCANHNFSRDYIHGSDSCSCSSKCGPGGEEGQASKRDKEDSSISSTVNMGFGGLECSETSNTAVENPVFHSGSKTPNGKLSCKNVRLNCFPKESDCVPINGETAIQKSVSIIQADAKLGVSNKQRTVCDLKEDSTREWRKGDSNQPVHITSLEWLSHEWPNVASTYFPSANSHIPPAADRLHLDAGHNWHNHFRQPFLSVVHQTRNPVIESGCKQMLTRPIPMSSDWPPVVRNACGVTASLACSYDSGFISRRHHQGFTTNSGQHNSMANNNEKKNSADFVDIPDLSNTQELVDECESHWISEEEFEVHGVSGLDYNQYFGGGVMYWNPSDHPGTGFSRPPSLSSDDSFWTWQEAEMNRAVDDMVAFSSSYSTNGLASPTTASFCSPFDRLVSGHQALGYVLSGNDVPGQALHSSSPITDKKGEDEASGSSARLPGDLEGKTGDPLPYPGLRPIIIPNMSRERLIKSPRVPPTRRERPRIKRPPSPVVLCVPRAPRPPPPSTAGESRKHRGFPTVRSGSSSPRHWGMRGLYNDIGNLEESSLHIDGTEVVFPSWRNNNLSARPVIQPLPGCLLQDHLIAISHLACDQEHPDVAFPLEPLEGESGPSRTESLSLMHSLLHEEIDSFCKQVAAENLYRKPYINWAVKRVTRSLQVLWPRSRANIFGSNATGLSLPSSDVDLVVCLPPVRNLEPIKEAGILEGRNGIKETCLQCKHFATCF